Genomic DNA from Hordeum vulgare subsp. vulgare chromosome 2H, MorexV3_pseudomolecules_assembly, whole genome shotgun sequence:
TGCTGCCTGATTTTTCTTTCTTCCCGAAGCAAACGGATGATGGATGATAAGGGGACAGTGTGCCGGCACGTCGCCGGAGCTCCATCTGACGGTAACCCGTTCCTATGCAGTTACTCCACGCACCTTTCGTCCAGCATCTACGGAGCACCTCCCAAGCTTCCCGCACAAGGGCGGCGAGTCGTCAACGGTGCTGAGATCTGGACATTAATTTCTGCACCATCCTGTTGCGGTGTTGCGTCAGTTTGTCTGATGGCGTGGCTCTGCAAGGTCCATGTCCCCGGACTACCATGGCACATTTATGCCGCGGACGACGACCTGGGTAAGATTCCGGTCACCAGATGGTTGCGAGTCGACCTCGGCTCCTCGGTGTGTTTGATGAAGTCAACACATCCAAGTCTTTGAAATGGAgcatttcttggtcctttaattcCCCACATAGGCCAGCAGGCGGCAGCAGTTTCATAtctgcaagcaagcaagcaaatacAGACCATTTCACTCATACCATCTCATTACCTTGCTCTTCACAAGCATATGTGAAAAAAGGCTTGATGGGCATCACTCCGCTCCCCCTTTTCATCCTCCTATTATTGATTTGCTTCTGCAAATCCGATGACCGCCTAACACCCACAAAGCCACTCTTGCCCGGCGACAAGCTCGTCTCCAACAATGGCATCTTTGCTCTTGGTTTCTTCTCCCCAGAAAACTCCGCAAACTCATATGTAGGCATATGGTACCACGGCATCCCGGAGCGGGCATATGTGTGGGTGGCCAACCGCGACAACCCAATCGGCAGCGGTTTGTCCGGGAATTTGGTTCTCACCAACAGCTCTGACCTTGTCTTGTCTGATTCCAAGGGCAGTATCCTTTGGAGGACGACGATCAACGTCACCGCCGGGGGTGATGGGGCTGTGGCGCTTCTGCTTGAGGCGGGGAACTTTGTGGTCCAGTTGCAGAATTTCACGCAGATATGGCAGAGCTATGATCACCCGACTGACACCATACTCCCCGGCTTCAAGTTATGGGCGAACTACAAGACCCATACAGCAGTGCGCATCATTGCTTGGAATGGTTCTCAAGACCCATCCACCGGGAAATTCGTCCTCAGTCGTGACCCCAGCACGGGCCTCCAGATCCTCACCTGGCGCGGGACAAGGAAGTATTGGCGCAGCGGAATGTGGAACGGTGCGGAAGCCTCGGACGAGAACGGATACATGTTGTCCGAGAACGTCGATGATGGAAAAATGATCTACTCGACGTTCAACACTGGCAACAGCTCCTCCCGTAGAACGCACTGGAAGCTGGACTACACGGGCGACTTGCTGCTCAGGACCTGGAGTGGCCAGTCATGGGTGGTTCTGTTCAAGCGCCCAGATGATGGCTGCCGTCACTACGGCTCTTGTGGTCCGTTTGGTTACTGTGACATGCCCACCGGGGAGTGCAGGTGCCTTGATGGGTTTGAGCCTGCGGACAGCTTCAGCGCCAACTTCTCCAGAGGATGCGTGAGAAAGGAGGCGCTGACATGTCGTGACTACCATTTCTTGGCCTTGCCTGGGATGAAGGTGCCTGATGAATTTGTGTATGTGAGGAGCAGAAGCTTCGAGGAGTGCACTGCTGAGTGTGAGCGTAACTGCTCCTGCACCGCGTACGCTTATGCCAACTTGAGCAGTATTGTCGCAACCGGTGGCCCATCAAGATGCTTGGTCTGGACAGGCGAGCTTGTTGACTTAGAGAAGACAGGCGAACTTGGTGGCAATCTGTACCTTCGGCTTGCTGGTTCTCCTGGTATGTATTGTTCCATACTTCCATGGTTGCTTTAATTATTTTAATCTGCAGTAATAGTCTGCTTGTGAAACTAGGAACAACAACCTTTCCTACCTGGGACTTATAGTCGTTATCATTGAATATACTCATCAGTTAGCATTTCTTTCAGAATTGTGTCGGTAGGCTAGTTTTCCATCTCACACATTTGTAACACTAGTTAGCCACTTTTGGTTTCTGCAAATACTCATTTCTGAAACAAAATCTGTAATTATATCTGAGATTCGAGATGCATTTTAATTTTACTACCATCTTTCGTATTATATGCAAGTGAATCAATATCTTGTACTCGTTGAGAAAAAGTTAATGTGTACTCTCACAAGCTA
This window encodes:
- the LOC123428263 gene encoding putative G-type lectin S-receptor-like serine/threonine-protein kinase At1g61610, translating into MGITPLPLFILLLLICFCKSDDRLTPTKPLLPGDKLVSNNGIFALGFFSPENSANSYVGIWYHGIPERAYVWVANRDNPIGSGLSGNLVLTNSSDLVLSDSKGSILWRTTINVTAGGDGAVALLLEAGNFVVQLQNFTQIWQSYDHPTDTILPGFKLWANYKTHTAVRIIAWNGSQDPSTGKFVLSRDPSTGLQILTWRGTRKYWRSGMWNGAEASDENGYMLSENVDDGKMIYSTFNTGNSSSRRTHWKLDYTGDLLLRTWSGQSWVVLFKRPDDGCRHYGSCGPFGYCDMPTGECRCLDGFEPADSFSANFSRGCVRKEALTCRDYHFLALPGMKVPDEFVYVRSRSFEECTAECERNCSCTAYAYANLSSIVATGGPSRCLVWTGELVDLEKTGELGGNLYLRLAGSPGHNGKGDVGVVLKIVLPVISFLLILSCIYLVCICKRRGKQVNKENLKRPTLEHLSTSQEVWDQNLELRSISFEEIASATNSFHDMNVLGKGGFGKVYKGTLEDGKEVAVKRLSKGSEQGIEHFINEVVLIAKLQHKNLVRLLGCCIHEDEKLLIYEYLPNKSLDNFLFDNERKSMLDWPRRFNIIKGVARGLLYLHQDSRTTIIHRDLKPSNILLDMEMNPKISDFGMARIFGGNEQQESTRRVVGTYGYMSPEYAMEGIFSVKSDTYSFGILLLEIVSGLKISSPHDLVMDFSNLISCAWNLWADGRVRDFVDAAVTESYSLDEVSKCIHVGLLCVQDSSSARPHMSSVVSMLDSEAMPRTAPEQPVYFARINYETSEAMEDTENSANGMSITAVEGR